The DNA segment GCCAAAGGTTTAGAGTTTCCTGTAGTAATTTATCCATTTGCCGAAGAGGATTTTAATAAACGACCAAAAGGAAAATTTTGGATTGATGCGGATGAGGAGATTTTTGGCGCTTCAAAGGTATTATTGGACGAAAATAAAGCTCTGATGGATATGGGCGATGTTGCGGCAGAAGTGTACAATACAAAAATTCAGGAGCAAACATTAGACATTGTAAATGTGCTATATGTTGCTTTGACCAGAGCAGCGGAGCAATTGTATGTTATTTCGAACATGAACAAAAAGAGAGACGGAGCGATTTCTGAGACAAATCTTTCTGCCTATTTTGTCAACTATTTAGATAATATAGCTTTATTTAATCCCGAAGTGTATTCATATAGCTTTGGTAAACAAGAAAAAATATCGGAGCCAAGTCCAGAAACGGAGAGGAATAAAAGTATAAAACTTGTTCAATTTCCTTTGCAATCGTCGGCCATTAAGATTGCCCAACGAGAAGCGCTTATGTGGGGAAGTCTACAGCAAGACGCAATAGAGTATGGAAATACCATCCATGAAATTCTCGCATTGATCAAGATTAAAGATGATATGCCGCTCGCAATAGAAAAAAGTCTAGAAAGTGGTTTGATCACCATCGCTCAAAAAGCAACGGTGCAGCAAACCATCGAAGAAATTCTAGAAAATCAAGAACTATTGGAATTCTTTAATGCAGAACATAAAATTCTTAATGAGCATGCGATTATTCAGAAAGAGGGGACCACGGTTAAGCCAGATAGAGTTGTTTTGAAAAGGGGAAAAGAAGCAATGATATTGGATTATAAAACTGGCGTTTTTCAAGAGAGTCACCGCAGACAAGTAGAACAATATGAACAAGCTTTAGAAAAGATGGGATACACCGTTTCTAAAAAAACCTTGCTATACATTGGAAAAGATCTAAAAGTCTTAGATTTGTAAGAGTTTTAAAAAGCATTAATTAATTTAAAATAAATACTATGTACGGAGATATTAAAAATCACCTCGAAAAAGAGTTGCAGACAATAAAGGATAATGGGATTTTTAAAAAGGAACGTGTTATTGTTTCGCCACAAGGACCAGAAATCACAATTTCGACCGGTGAGAAAGTGTTAAATTTTTGTGCTAACAATTACTTAGGGTTATCATCTCATCCAGAAGTGGTGCAAGCGGCAAAGGACACTTTGGATTCTCACGGATTTGGTATGTCTTCTGTTCGTTTCATTTGTGGAACTCAAGATATTCATAAAGATTTAGAGAAAGCAATAGCAGAATTTTATGGAACCGAAGATACTATTCTTTATGCGGCAGCATTTGATGCAAATGGAGGTGTTTTTGAACCTTTGTTTACAGAAGAAGATGCTATTATTTCAGATTCTTTAAACCATGCATCTATTATTGATGGTGTGCGATTGTGTAAAGCAAAAAGATTCCGTTACGCAAATAGCGACATGGAAGATTTAGAAAAGCAATTAATTGCCGCTAATGAAGCTGGTGCACGTTTTAAAATAATCGTTACAGACGGAGTGTTTTCAATGGATGGACTAGTTGCGCCACTTGATAAAATCTGTGATTTAGCAGATAAGTATGATGCTTTGGTCATGGTTGACGAATGCCATGCGACTGGATTTATCGGTGCTACTGGAAAAGGTACTATGGAGGCGAAAGGAGTTATGGGCAGAGTAGACATAATAACAGGAACTTTAGGTAAAGCTCTTGGGGGTGCAATGGGAGGATATACTACTGCAAATAAGGAAGTAATTGAAATTCTTCGTCAAAAGTCGAGACCTTATTTGTTTTCAAATTCATTAGCTCCAGCCATCGTTGGCGCTTCTCTTAAAGTTTTTGAACTTCTAAAAAAAGATACAAAACTTAGAGATCAGCTCGAATGGAACACAAATTACTTTAAAAAAGGAATGTTAGATGCAGGATTTGATATCATTGATGGCGATTCGGCAATCGTACCTGTGATGCTTTATGATGCTCAATTGTCACAGACAATGGCGGATGCGCTACTTGAGAAAGGAATTTATGTAATTGGGTTCTTTTTTCCAGTTGTACCAAAAGACATGGCTAGAATTCGAGTACAGTTGTCTGCCGCTCATACCAAAGAACATTTGGACAAGGCAATTCAGGCATTTATTGAGGTTGGACAGGATTTAAACATCATAAAAACAGCAAAGTAATCTAAAATTTATGTTATTTTTTAACATATGACTTTGTTGTTATTATTTAAGACATTACTTTTGTCGCATAACTTTGTAACTAAAAAATAAAACCAAGTATGAAACACTTAAACAAATTTGTTGCTGCTGCATTCATTTTTGCTGGTTTGAGCTCACAAGCTCAAGACGACAATAATAAATGGGCAATAACATTCGGAGCGAATGCTGTCGACACTAGATTTAGTGCAGCATCAAGTATTGAAGATCAGTTTTCTCAGTATTTTAATGCAAAAGACAACTGGAATATTCTTCCATCTGTAACTTACCTTAACGTATCTAGATACATTGGTAGTGGTTTCTCTTTTGGAGTAACTGGATCTGTAAATAAAATTGACAAGTTCGTTAACGAACGTGTATCTCCTTCTTTGGACTACGAAGTAACAAATCCTGGTGATTTGAATTACTACGCAGTTGATGGAGTTATTAAATATAGCTTTATGGAGCTTATTGGTTCAAAATGGTTTGATCCATCTATCCATGTTGGTGGTGGTCATACTTGGTTTGGCGATGCAGCACAAGGTACTGTAAATGGAGGTTTAGGTCTTGCTTTCTGGTTCACAGAAAATGTAGGAGTTTCTTTCCAATCTACATATAAACACGGATTTGAAGATGATAGAGCTAATTTCCCTAATCATATGCAGCACTTTGCTGGTCTTACTTTCAAATTTGGTGGTAAAGATACAGACGGAGACGGAATTTATGACAAAGATGATGCTTGTCCAGATGTTCCAGGTTTAAAAGAATTTAATGGTTGTCCTGACACTGATGGAGATGGAATCCAAGATTCAGAAGATGATTGTCCACTAGAAGCAGGTACTGTAGAAATGGGTGGATGTCCTGATACTGACGGAGATGGTGTTCGTGATATTGACGATGCTTGTCCTGATGTTGCTGGATTGAAATCACTTCAAGGTTGTCCTGATGCTGATGGAGATGGAATTGCTGACAAAGATGACAAATGTCCAACTGTTGCAGGTCCTAAAGAAAACGGTGGATGTCCATGGCCAGATACTGACGGAGATGGTGTACTTGACAAAGATGACAAATGTCCAGAAGTTAAAGGTACTGTTGCAAACAACGGTTGTCCAGAAATGACTGAAGAAGCTGTAATGAAATTGAACGCTTACGCTAAAACTATCTTGTTTAACAGTGGTAAAGCAACTTTCAAAGAAGCTACTATTCCAGTAATGAAAAATATTACTGCAATCCTTAAAGAATACCCAGAATCTAGATTTATGATTAATGGTCATACTGATAGCGATGGATCTAATGCGCTTAACCAAACGCTTTCTGAAAACAGAGCAGCAGCAGTTAAAAATTACTTAATTGAAAATGGAATCGATGCTAGCAGATTAAATTCTACTGGTTACGGTGAAACTAAACCAATTGATTCTAATAAAACTGCAAAAGGTAAAGCTAACAACAGACGTGTTGAGGTATTGCTAATCAAAGAATAATTCTCTTTGTAAATAATTATAGAAACGCCCCATTTATGGGGCGTTTTTTTTTTATATTTATAATATGATATCCACTCCTTTTCTTGAGCAACTTGCTGCAAAATTATTAGTAGACAATTCTCAATATTTTGATAATCTTACAATAGTTCTTCCTAATAAAAGAGCTAGAGTTTTCTTAATTGAAGCTTTTAAAAAGCAGATAGACACAAATATTTTTGCTCCTAATATTATTAGTATTGAGGATTTTATTCAAGACATTGCTGGGATTAGATCTATTGATACTATCGAAATTCTCTTTGAATTTTTTGAAGTTTATTCGAAAATCGTACCCATTGATAAAAAGGAAAGCTTTGAACAATTTGCAAATTGGGCAAAAATTATTCTTCAAGATTTTAATGAAATCGATAGGTATTTGCTCGATCCAAATCATGTACTGTCATATCTTAAAGACATAGAAGATATCAAACATTGGTCAGTAGATGCCGATAAGCGCACGAAACTTATTGAGAGATACCTAAAGTTTTACAATCTTTTAATCGA comes from the Flavobacterium ardleyense genome and includes:
- a CDS encoding OmpA family protein, whose translation is MKHLNKFVAAAFIFAGLSSQAQDDNNKWAITFGANAVDTRFSAASSIEDQFSQYFNAKDNWNILPSVTYLNVSRYIGSGFSFGVTGSVNKIDKFVNERVSPSLDYEVTNPGDLNYYAVDGVIKYSFMELIGSKWFDPSIHVGGGHTWFGDAAQGTVNGGLGLAFWFTENVGVSFQSTYKHGFEDDRANFPNHMQHFAGLTFKFGGKDTDGDGIYDKDDACPDVPGLKEFNGCPDTDGDGIQDSEDDCPLEAGTVEMGGCPDTDGDGVRDIDDACPDVAGLKSLQGCPDADGDGIADKDDKCPTVAGPKENGGCPWPDTDGDGVLDKDDKCPEVKGTVANNGCPEMTEEAVMKLNAYAKTILFNSGKATFKEATIPVMKNITAILKEYPESRFMINGHTDSDGSNALNQTLSENRAAAVKNYLIENGIDASRLNSTGYGETKPIDSNKTAKGKANNRRVEVLLIKE
- the kbl gene encoding glycine C-acetyltransferase, with protein sequence MYGDIKNHLEKELQTIKDNGIFKKERVIVSPQGPEITISTGEKVLNFCANNYLGLSSHPEVVQAAKDTLDSHGFGMSSVRFICGTQDIHKDLEKAIAEFYGTEDTILYAAAFDANGGVFEPLFTEEDAIISDSLNHASIIDGVRLCKAKRFRYANSDMEDLEKQLIAANEAGARFKIIVTDGVFSMDGLVAPLDKICDLADKYDALVMVDECHATGFIGATGKGTMEAKGVMGRVDIITGTLGKALGGAMGGYTTANKEVIEILRQKSRPYLFSNSLAPAIVGASLKVFELLKKDTKLRDQLEWNTNYFKKGMLDAGFDIIDGDSAIVPVMLYDAQLSQTMADALLEKGIYVIGFFFPVVPKDMARIRVQLSAAHTKEHLDKAIQAFIEVGQDLNIIKTAK